GGTTTTTGACTTTTTCGGCGACGATTTCCAGGGTGTCGAGGTACTTGCCCTTTACCTTTATTTCAACCGGGCTGCCCGTAGGTGGGCCACCAGTTACCTTGGAAAAATCGATTGAAACGACGCCCGGTATCTGCTCGACCTCAGGTCTGATTCCGTTGATTATTTGATCAACACTTCTTCTTCTGTATTTTTCCCGTGTCAAGTCGACGATTACCTGGCCGAGGTTAGTTTCCATGTTCACGCCGGCTTCATGCTGTAGGATGCCGACATTTCCGATAACATTCTCTAACTCGTTCTCTGGAAGGGCCATGCAAATCTCTTCAACTCTGCGCACAACATTGTTCGTGGTGGCCAGGCGGGTTCCGACCGGCATTCTAATGTTGATGAAGAACATCGCTATGTCTTCATCAGCGAACATGTCCACTCCGATTAGGGGGATCATCCCGGCAGACGCCACGGCCAGCAAAGCAACCAGCCCCACCACCAGGTAGCGACGCCTCAGAACCTTGATGAGCAGTCTTCCATATCCATTCTTGAGCGCAGAGAAGAGCTTGTCGACCCGTCTTAGACCACCTGAGCCTGGTCTTCCCCAGTGGGCAATGTGGGCTGGGAGGATAACAAAGGCTTCAAAGAGTGAGGCGGCCAGGGCCAGACACACGACTATGGGGATAATTCTCATGAAAGCACCGATGATGCCGGGCATAAGCATCAAAGGAAGAAAAGCAGCCATTGTGGTCAAGACAGACGCGAATACGGGAACTGCCACCTCCGGCGCTCCGATTCTGACCGCATCAAGAGGCGAAAGCCCTTTCTGCATGTACCGGTGGCAGTTTTCTATTATCACCACCGCATCGTCCACCAGCATTCCCAGGACAAGCACCAGCGCAAAGAGAGAGTTGCCGTTGAGAGACTCACCGTATATATTCATGAAAAGAAATGCTGAGAGCAGTGTCACTGGTATTCCGATTCCGGCAAAGATAGCATTCCTACCACCCAGTAAAAGAAAAAGCAAAATGACGACAAAAATGAATCCCATGACAGCGTTTACTTCCAGCTTTGTGAGTATCTCCTTGATGGATATGGAATAGTCGCTTGTAATAGCTATTCTTGCTCTCTTGGGAAGGGTCTTCTCCACTTCTTTGACTATCTGCTTCACCTTGTCGCTGACGGTTATTGCATTCCCCTTGGTCTTCTTGAATATGGAGAGGGTTATGCTGTTCCTACCATCAAATCTGGATATGGTGCTCTTCTCTTCGAACGTATCAGTCACCCTGCTGAAATCGCTAATAGTCGCTTTTCCCGTCTCAGGATGGTCAAATATTGTGAGCCTGGATATATCGTCCGCGCTGTGAAGTTCGCCGACTGTCCTCACCACATATTCCATCCGGCCCGCCTTCATTCGGCCCGCTGGCAGACTCAGGTTTTTGGTCCTTACCGCTTCTGCAAGCTGTAGAAGAGCGATGTTGCTCGCACCCATCTTTTCTGGGTCGGCCTCTATCCATATCTGCCTCTCCCTGATTCCCGCCACCTCAATCCTGGATACATCTGTGATATCACGGATTCTTTTTTTCAGATCATCAGCAATCCGCTTCATCTCCCTTTCCGGGAGATCACCGGAAAGGACAATGTTAAGCACAGGAAACCACGAGGAAGTCTTGAGCTGAAAGATATACGGATCTTCTGCGTCCTCTGGCAGATTCTTCACCTTGTCGAGTTCTACTCTCAGGTCATTGAACCTTTTGTCGAATTCGTTCTGTCTCAGGTCAACGAATTTTATGCTGATGAATGAGGAATTCTCGGTGGAGGTGGAAGAAAGGAGGTCTATGTCCTCAACGTCCGATATCTCATCCTCAATGGGGATGGTGATCAGCTTTTCTATCTCTTCCGGAGACCCTGCGGGATAGACTGTTACTATGAACACCCAGTTAAACTTGA
This is a stretch of genomic DNA from candidate division TA06 bacterium. It encodes these proteins:
- a CDS encoding efflux RND transporter permease subunit codes for the protein MLDDRSSTGIIIFPSEPTEETVSIFTFSAKNPVLVNMIMIALIVMGAYSFMQLPREIQTEIKFNWVFIVTVYPAGSPEEIEKLITIPIEDEISDVEDIDLLSSTSTENSSFISIKFVDLRQNEFDKRFNDLRVELDKVKNLPEDAEDPYIFQLKTSSWFPVLNIVLSGDLPEREMKRIADDLKKRIRDITDVSRIEVAGIRERQIWIEADPEKMGASNIALLQLAEAVRTKNLSLPAGRMKAGRMEYVVRTVGELHSADDISRLTIFDHPETGKATISDFSRVTDTFEEKSTISRFDGRNSITLSIFKKTKGNAITVSDKVKQIVKEVEKTLPKRARIAITSDYSISIKEILTKLEVNAVMGFIFVVILLFLLLGGRNAIFAGIGIPVTLLSAFLFMNIYGESLNGNSLFALVLVLGMLVDDAVVIIENCHRYMQKGLSPLDAVRIGAPEVAVPVFASVLTTMAAFLPLMLMPGIIGAFMRIIPIVVCLALAASLFEAFVILPAHIAHWGRPGSGGLRRVDKLFSALKNGYGRLLIKVLRRRYLVVGLVALLAVASAGMIPLIGVDMFADEDIAMFFINIRMPVGTRLATTNNVVRRVEEICMALPENELENVIGNVGILQHEAGVNMETNLGQVIVDLTREKYRRRSVDQIINGIRPEVEQIPGVVSIDFSKVTGGPPTGSPVEIKVKGKYLDTLEIVAEKVKNQLKTMSGVYDIRDDFDPGKEEIRIVADKAKAAAMGLDTYTIARTVRIALAGVEISSIMDGDEEVKVILKLPEDWKEDITNLENLVVSSREGKPVALKNVANFIITRSYSEIHRFEKDRAITVSANVNKRKTSAAKVNTKILDNFTNINTRFPGYSLDFRGEFKEFQQAFSSLGRLFLIGILLIFIILGAQFRSWLQPLIVIVTVPFAFIGATFGLMVTGYPFSIVTLFGMVGLAGVAVNSAIVLIDFINKTREKGSNPWLAIVRAAKIRLRPILLTSATTIFGLLPMALGLGGKSATWQPLASTIVWGLALGTCLTLFVIPAVYGIYVDLTKRFEKTSSQGGLEPK